A genomic window from Nicotiana sylvestris chromosome 11, ASM39365v2, whole genome shotgun sequence includes:
- the LOC104223393 gene encoding allene oxide synthase 2, chloroplastic-like — protein MAVATATATLSSSSVFPLHSLHQQFPSKYFTVRPITVSLSEKIPAVTQSSELTKLPIRKIPGDYGLPLIGPWKDRQDYFYNQGKEEFFRSRIQKYKSTVFKTNMPPGNFISSNPNVVVLLDGKSFPTLFDISKVEKKDLFTGTFMPSTELTGGYRVLSYLDPSEPNHEKLKKLLFFLLTSRRDYIIPQFHESYTELFKTLEKEMEKNGKADLNSANDQAAFNFLAKSLYGANPVETKLGTDGPTLIGKWVLFQLHPLLTLGLPKVLDDFLLHNFRLPPALVKKDYQRLYDFFYESSTTVLNEAENFGISRDEACHNLLFATCFNSFGGMKIFFPNMLKWIARAGVELHIRLANEIRSAVKSAGGKITMSAMEKMPVMKSVVYEALRIDPPVASQYGRAKRDLMIESHDAVFEVKKGELLFGYQPFATKDPKSFDRPDEFVPDRFVGEEGEKLLKHVLWSNGPETESPTVENKQCAGKDFVVLVSRLLVTEFFLRYDTLDIDVGTSPLGAKITITSLKMIGVGTEI, from the coding sequence ATGGCagtagcaacagcaacagcaacattATCTTCGTCTTCTGTTTTTCCTCTCCATTCTCTTCACCAACAGTTTCCATCAAAATACTTCACTGTTCGTCCCATTACAGTCTCTTTATCCGAAAAAATACCAGCAGTGACACAATCGTCTGAGCTCACAAAATTACCGATCCGTAAAATTCCCGGCGATTATGGTCTTCCTTTAATTGGTCCATGGAAAGATAGACAAGATTATTTTTACAATCAAGGTAAAGAAGAATTCTTCAGATCAAGAATTCAAAAATACAAATCTACTGTATTTAAAACCAATATGCCACCTGGAAATTTCATTTCTTCCAAtccaaacgttgtcgttttgcTCGACGGCAAGAGTTTTCCGACCCTCTTCGACATTTCTAAAGTCGAGAAAAAGGATCTCTTCACCGGAACTTTCATGCCGTCGACTGAACTCACCGGCGGTTATCGTGTTCTTTCTTATCTCGATCCTTCTGAACCGAAccatgaaaaattaaaaaagctcctcttttttcttcttactTCTCGTCGTGATTACATAATACCCCAGTTTCACGAAAGCTATACGGAGCTGTTTAAAACCCTAGAAAAGGAAATGGAGAAAAATGGTAAAGCTGATTTAAACTCAGCTAATGATCAAGCCGCGTTTAATTTCTTGGCTAAATCATTGTACGGAGCGAACCCAGTTGAGACTAAGCTCGGAACTGATGGTCCCACATTGATCGGAAAATGGGTGTTGTTTCAGCTTCATCCTTTGCTCACTCTTGGTCTTCCGAAGGTTCTAGACGACTTTCTCCTCCATAATTTCCGGTTACCGCCAGCTCTAGTGAAGAAAGATTACCAGAGACTCTACGATTTCTTCTATGAGAGCTCCACTACTGTGCTAAACGAAGCTGAAAATTTTGGTATTTCGCGCGACGAAGCTTGTCATAACCTTCTCTTCGCTACGTGTTTCAATTCCTTTGGCGGGATGAAGATTTTCTTTCCTAATATGCTGAAATGGATAGCTAGAGCAGGAGTAGAGCTCCATATCCGGTTAGCGAACGAGATCCGATCCGCCGTAAAATCCGCCGGCGGGAAGATCACGATGTCGGCGATGGAGAAAATGCCTGTGATGAAATCGGTTGTATACGAGGCTTTACGAATTGATCCACCAGTTGCTTCGCAATACGGGAGAGCCAAACGTGACCTTATGATCGAATCACACGACGCCGTTTTTGAGGTGAAGAAAGGTGAATTGTTATTCGGGTACCAACCGTTTGCGACGAAGGATCCGAAGAGTTTTGACCGACCCGATGAGTTCGTACCCGATCGGTTCGTAGGTGAAGAAGGGGAAAAGCTATTGAAACATGTATTATGGTCTAACGGACCTGAAACGGAGAGTCCGACGGTGGAGAATAAACAATGTGCTGGAAAGGATTTTGTGGTGCTGGTTTCGAGATTGTTAGTAACGGAGTTTTTTCTCCGTTATGACACGTTGGATATCGACGTCGGCACGTCGCCGTTAGGAGCTAAGATTACTATAACTTCTTTGAAGATGATCGGAGTTGGAACGGAAATTTGA